GCTAGgtaggttattttgattcttcctggatgtatcttgatatctttgttaaaggattcaactttcctgagataaagggggattaaaccTGGTTTacatataggggtagcattgattgggggaaagggattaccttgaagcttatctctatgtaaatattaaaagaaaataaacataaaaatagaaaagcaaaaaaggtaaatgtatcaaaaaagttcaggttaaaggttattatggaatttgatgtactagacatctcattgtgatggtaaatagattaaaaagttatataaaaaatgaaaagaaccagaatagttggtacgatttaaaaataaaagttgtatctatgaagtagtggtggttgccctcttgttgtttttgttgttgttgttgttctgttttttgtttttgtttttttggggggggcaggctTTGTGGGAAAGGGGCCTGTTGCATGGTTTTTCAAGgagtcttgctagagttgagtccttCTACTCCCATCAagaggctgggctctgaggaaacctgtttttcatgtttttgttctcttgaggttttgtttgtttgtttgtttgtttgtttgttttttctccccttggtggTTTTTGAcagttctttggaggtttagagggaggcaaactgcacccagacctccatctcagagggaagcctcagtctgttcccctctggctgctccagagcacataaattccccctctgccactggcagagcacgtCCCCAATCAtagtctctggggtcacaggaactcttgcttgtacccaaaaccatgagaaatactaGCCATGgttgtctgggcaggtccagactgccagagaggtccaAACCaaagatagcacactgagattttctctctggctcaggctgagagtGTTCAGGATCTCCCAGTCCTAGAGAGCGCCAGCTAGTGCCTGCATGGACCTCTCACGGGAGGGTGTGGAGCGCGACTCAGAACATGGTCGCACAGAGCACGTGCAGAgcacaaaaggctgtggttctagagagtgctggctggcatccacaccagactccctcatggtcaccaccacccagatgctctcaagCGCAccagcagctcagggaccaagacctggtttcttcactGCTCTCTCTGGTTCCCTGCTGgtggtggccatcctgggtccgtgggcttaagtccctgtccctaaccgtccaattccaccaatttccccttaagatcttttgctctttttgagtgctttcaacctgactccaagttaatgctggtccccaatcacagaacaatctcatattggggtattactttccaatggttgcttctggtagctccctcccccttttgtttatcttctgatatcagtatGATATTCtcactccgctttacctgtccactggcatcttctgcccccacaaagatccagaagtgtataattataatctcaggctgatttcataggtGATCAGAGTTTTTGGttggtaatcagctcacttcaggggacaggttgaaaccgcgtctcctcctacttctctgccatcttgtctccccctaTATGTCCACATCTTAACTCCTagtacctttatttatttttttttttagaattttatttgaattcaagctagttaacatacagtgtattattagtttcaggggtagtacttagtgattcatcagttgcatataacacccagtgctcattacatcacatgcctccttaatgcctatcaccctaTTATACTACCCCCTCACTCAACTCCCGTCCAACAAActtaatttgttctctatagttgagtcttttatgttttggttccctcactgtttttattttattctatttttccctcccttccctatgttcatcagttttgtttctttaatttcacatataagaaaagtcatatggtatttttctttttccgactacttctttcacttagcataatgctgtAGTTCCACCCATgccatttcaaatggcaaggtttcatcctTTTGATTGTTGAGTAATTctcctttgtatatatgtaccacgacttctttatccatttattggttgatggacatttggtttctttccatgctttggctattgtggatatttctGTTATAAACACTAGAGCTCATGTGACCCTTCAAATCACTATCTTTGTATCCCTTGGATAAATTcttagtagtacaattgctgggtcctatgtagacccataaccagcaaagaaattgaattggtaatcaacaatctccaaacaaacaggAGTCAAGGGCCAGATAGtttccagggaaattctaccagacatttttttaaagattttatttatttgccagagagagagagagagcaagtacaagcagggggagagacagagggaaaaaagcacactttccactgaacagggagcctgattggtACTCGATCCCCGAATGTTGGGAccaagacctaagctgaaggctgacactcaaccaactgagccatcaagaGTCCCTCTACCAAATATGTAAAGAAGAACTAATCACTATTCttttgaaactgtttcaaaaaatagaagtagaaggaaatcttccaaactcactttacGAGGCCAGCCTTCCTTTGATacccaaatcagacaaagaccagagttaaaatgagaattatgtaccaatatccctgatgaacatggatgaaaaattctcaacaaggtACTAGTTATTCAGACCCTTCagtactttattttatatttttattttttgggtttcttttttttaatttatacttaattaattaacatatagtgtattattagtttcagagttagagttcagtgatttatcaATAGCATAGAACATCCAGTGGTCATTACatcacgtgctctccttaatgcccatcacccagttaccctgtctctccaccacctcccctctagcaaccctcagtttgtttcctatgcttaagAGTCTTATGACCCAcatcaaatatcatcctcaatgggaaaaagcttgcagccttccagttgagatcaggaacacgacaaggatgcccactctcaccgctcttcttcaacatagtattagaagttctagcaatggcaatcagacaaaaaagagaaataaaaggtatccaaattggtaaggaagaagtcaaactctctctcttcgcagatgacatgattctttatatggaaaactccaaagactccacccgcaaactactagaactcatacagcaattcagtaacgtggcaggatacaaagtcattgtacagaaatcagtggctttcttatacactaacaatgaaaatatagaaagggaaattagagaatcgattccagttactatagcaccaagaaccataagatagctgggaataaacctaaccaaagaggtaaaggatctgtactcaaggaactacagaacactcatgaaagaaattgaagaagacacaaaaagatggaagaccgttccatgctcttggatcggaagaataaacattgtcaaaatgtctacactgcctagatcaatctatacttttaatgtcattccgatcaaaattccactggtatttttcaaagagctggagcaaataatcctaaaatttgtatggaatcagaagaaaccctgaattgctaaggaaatgttgaaaaacaaaaacaaaactggtagcatcacgttacccgatttcaagctttactacaaagctatgatcaccaagacagcgtgatactggcataaaaacagacacatagaccagtggaacagagtggagagcccagatatggaccctcaactctatggtcaaataatcttcaacaaaacaggaaaaaatatacaatcgaaaagaaacagtctcttcaataaatagtgctgggaaaactggacagtaatatgtagaagaatgaaactcgaacattctcttacacagtacacaaagataaactcgaaatggataaaagacctcagtgtgagacaggaatccatcagaatcctagaggagaacataggcagtaacctcttcaatatcagccacagcaacttctttcaagatatgtctccaaaggccaaggaaacaaaagtgaaaatgaactttggtgacttcatcaagatcaaaagcttctgcacagcaaaggaaaacagtcaagaaaacaaaaaggcaacccacggaatgggagaagatatttgcaaatgacagtacagacaaaaggttgatatccaggatctataaagaacttctcaaactcaacacacacaaaacagagaatcatatcaaaaaatgggcagaagatatgaacagacacttctccaacgaagacatacaaatggctatcagacacatgaaaaaatgttcatcatcactagccatcagggagattcaaattaaaaccacattgagataccaccttacaccagttagaatggccaaaattagcaagacaggaaacaacgtgtgttggagaggatgtggagaaaagggaacggtcttacactgttggtgggaatgcaagttagtgcagccactttggagaacagtgtggagattcctgaagaaattaaaaatagagcttccctatgaccctgcaattgcactactgggtatttaccccaaagatacagatggagtgaaaagaagggccatctgtactccaatgtttattgcagcaatggccacggccgccaaactgtggaaagaaccaagatgcccttcaacggacgaatggataaggaagatgtggtccatatacacaatggagtattatgcctccatcagaaaggatgaatacccaatttttttagcaacatgggtgggactggaagaaattatgctgagtgaaataagtcaagcagagagagtcaagtatcatatggtttcacttatttgtggagcataacaaataacatggaggacatggggagatggagtggagaagggagttgagggaaattggaaggggagatgaaaaatgggagactatggactctgaaaaacaaccagagggttttgaaggggcgaggggtggggggttgaggaaccaggtggtgggtaataggtattgaaagtactgcatggagcactgggtgtaatcccaaaacaatgaacactgttatgctgtaaataaacaaattaaaaaaaaaacctcaacatgagacaggaatccatcagaatcctagaggagaacataggcagtaacctcttcgagccacagcaacttctttcaagatatgtctccaaaggcaaaggaaacaaaagcgaaaacgaacatttgggacttcgtcaagaacaaaagcttctgcacagcaaaggaaacagtcaacaaaacaaaaaggcaacccacggaatgggagaagatatttgcaaatgacagtacagacaaaaggttgatatccaggatctataaagaactcctcaaactcaacacacacaaaacagataatcatgtcagaaaatgggcagaaaatatgaacagacactcctccaatggagacatataaatggctatcagatacatgaaaaaatgctcatcatcactagccatcagggagattcaaattaaaaccacatagagatatcaccttacaccagttagatggaccaaaattagcaagacaggaaacaacgtgtgttggagaggatgtggagaaaggggaaccctcttacactgttggtgggaatgcaagttggggcagccactctggagaatagtgtgaagattcctcaagaaattaaaaatagagcttccctatgaccctgcaattgcactgctgggtatttaccccacagatacagatggagtgaaaagaagatccatctgtatccaatgtttatagcagcaatggccacggtcaccaaactgtggaaagaaccaagatgcccttcaatggacgaatgggtaaggaagatgttgcccatatatactatggaatattatgcctccatcagagaggatgaatacccaacatttgtagcaacatggatggaactggaagagattatgctgagtaaaataagtcaagcagagaaagtcaattatcatatggttttgcttatttgtggagcagaagaaataacacagaggacatgggtagatggagagaagggagttgggggaaactggagggggagacgaaccatgagagactgtggactctgaaaaaccatctgagggttttggaggggtaaggagtgggaggttgggtgagcctggtggtgggtattatggagggcacatattgcatggagaactgggtgtggtgcataaaaaatgaattctggaacactgaaaagaaattttaaaaaataaataaatttttaagaaaaagatatatatttaagtatagaGCTTGAAGTTTACCAGATGAAAAGAATTCTGGGGATGAATGGTGGTGACAGCTCACAACAGTGTGAAAGTATTTCATCCCACTGAGCTGTGCACCTAAAAATAGTTAAGGGGCACTTTGTTGAATCAATTAGCCCagcctctgactcctgatctcgcCCAGGTCTTGATattgtcagggtcatgagttcaagccccacagtgggctttgagctgggcatggagcctacttaaaaataaaataaaatactctaagttggctaattgaatttaaattaaattaaataattaaaaatttaaagaatggtTGAGGTGGATGAAAGAGGTCATTGGGATTGAGGAGGATGTTTGCCCCGATGAGTACAGgttgatgtatggaagtgttgaatcactaaattgtataaCTGAAAGTAATAATTtgttgtatgttaactaaatgcaatttaaataaaaacttgacaaaaaagaatttacatttcttaatgagtactgagaaatgtatagaattattgaatcattatattgtcccctgaaaataataaaacactgtacATTAGTTATAattcaacaaaaaattttttaagtaaaaatgaattttctaaaaaggtaaaaagattaGCCATGTTTGTCCAAGTGGAACTAAGGTAATCACAATGGTCCTCCAAATGTTGATGAGGGAGACAAAAGAGTTGGTATCAGAGAGACTTTGAAAATGTTCCCCTGTTGGCTCTGAATGTGGAGGAAGAGCCAGGAACCCAGGAATGCACGTGACCAGCAAGAAAGACTAGAATTGGATAGGAAACAGATTCTCTCTTGAGCCTCTAGAAGGAGCTCAACCCTGCAGACATCTTGCTATTAGCCCAATGAGACTCCTTCCAAGCTTCTGACTCCAGAACTATAAAAGCATGCATGTGTTTGTTTTAAGCAACTAGTGTGGGACTATTTTACAGCAGCAGAACGAATCTCATATGGACATAGTCATAAAATTTTTTGAGGGAACTGAGTTTAAGCCTCATAATTCACTCATCAGCTTCCCTTGGTTAAGGGCAATTTATATTACAAACCCACAGGAGGtagaaattaaaaccagaactgccctatgatccagggatcccactactgggtatttattcaaagaaaacagaTCCTCATACTTGTAGTCTTTCTGACACTAAAAACATATgaatttaatctatttattcaaatttgtatttccatgtaGACTCCACTGGGACATACATGTTTGTTGATTAGTATTTGCAAGTGGTGACAGTAGGCACTCTGAACACCTAggtgaataataaaataaaacaaggagaCTAGTTTTAAgtaagatgttgtccatatacactatggagaattatgcctctatcagaaaagatgaatacccaacttttgtagcaacatggatgggactggaagtgattatgctgagtgaaataagtcaatcagagagagtcaattatcatatggtttcacttatttgtggagcataacaaataacatggaggacatggggagatggagaggagaagggagttgagggaaattggaatgggagatgaaccatgagatactatggactctgaaaaacaacctgagggtctagaaaagggcgggaggtgggaggttgggggaacaaggtggtgggtattagtgagggcacgtgttgcatggagcactgggtgtggtgcaaaaacaatgaacactgttatgctgaaatgaaatttaaaaaaacacagtaacatgTTTGTAGAGGAAGTGCCTGATATTAAGCTTTTGATTTCTGAGCCATCCATTTCAAGAACAaccatgttaaataaatatattgtcaGGTGTGTGACTATCATCAGATAAGCACTCAGACTCCCTCAGCCATGAAGTACCTCTTCAGAAAGCCCTGGGTAACCTGGATACTGAAACATGAATGATCCACCGTTGCATTTCTGTACCAAAATTTCACTCTTATGTTTTAAACTGGTCAATAAAGAGAAAACCTAGGGATCCCCAGCCATTCATGGACCCCCTAATTCTGGACTTTCTCTCTCCTGCAGTGAATCTCTGCCTCgcagacctttctgcctctgctctccAGGAGTTGTAATAAACCTGGTTTCATTAGAGTTCTCCAATGGGTTTTGCTGATGTGCATATTACAATCACATTAAGAACCCAAGGGCTGGTGCAGCTACAGCAGAGACTCTGGTCAGGGATGCATTTGTGGGAATTTCCACAAGCACACGGATGCAAGGCAGTGCCTCGGCTTTCCTAGCCTAAGCATCCCTGTCAGGAGCCTGAGACTTAAACAGAACAATGTTAGAGACCACATTCTCAGAAAGAGGTGTgaaggcatatatatataaagattgaCAGAGTCAAAGGAGAACTGTGGTTTTATATTCTTCTCTACAATAAAGTCATGTGAAGAACTTAGTGACCAATGTAATGTTCTCCATATGAGGAAAACAACTCATGATTATTCTTTTGGGAAACCTAAAGAAAATTTATGTAGcgtgatatgtcatttgaaataaaatttgtttgAAGAAGTCCAACTTGCTCCTTTAAAGATGCAGAAATTTCTAGGCATTTGTGATCCAAGGTCGGAAACCCCTGGAATGTATGAAAAAATCATATAAAGCAGAGCATTAATAAAGTGAGTTACTTAAATGCATGGGAAAGTTGAATTAAAACTAATGGAAATTCCAAGAAATGAATAGAAGGAGCAATTCTATTTCCCCACTCTGGTCAAAGAATAGCAGGTCCTCACTCTCGGACTGTGAACCTTGCAATCATGGGCACTTCTTCAGCCCCAGGATGATCGGTTCTTACATCACTGGAACCCCAACAATGCTTTTCAGAGCCCTCTTTATGTctttgtttctcaggctgtagatgaaggGGTTCAGCATGGGTGTGACCACTGTGTACATCACCGAGGCTACTGCACTTGAGTGGGAGCTCTGGGGAGAAGCAGAGCTAAGGTACACACCTAAGAGTgtacaataaaataaggaaacaacTGAAAGGTGAGATGCACAGGTGGAAAATGCTTTATACTTGCCTTGAGCTGATGAGATATGAAGTATGGAGGAAATGATCTTAGAATAAGAGTAAATAATCCCAGCGAGGGGACCACCAGCCAGCAGCACAGCAGCAAAATACATCATCATGTCATTAAGTAAGGTGCTGGAACAGGCAATTCGGACTACCTGATTGATCTCACAGAAAAAGTGGGAGACTTCCACCTCTCTGCAGAAAGACAACCACAGCACCATTAAACTTTGTAATAAGGAATTCATGGCACTCATCATCCAAGACACCAGAACCAGCAGTACACAGTAGGTGGGTTTCATGATGACAGTGTAGTGCAGGGGGTGACAGATGGCCACAAACCTGTCATAGGCCATCACAGTCAGGAGAAAATCATCCAATCCAGTGAAGAGTAGGAAAAAGTATATCTGAGTGACACAGCCTCTATAGGTTATGACTTGGCTCTGAGTCCAGATGTTCTGCAGCATCTTGGGGACTGTAGTGGAGGTGAAACAGATGTCTACAAAGGACAGGTTGgcgaggaagaagtacatgggggtgtggaggtgggagtcAGAGCTGACAGCCAGGATGATGAGCAGGTTTCCAAACACAGTGATTATGTACATGGAAAGAAAAAGTCCAAATATGAGGGGCTGCAGTTCTGGATCTTCTGATAAACCCAGAAGAAGAAATCCTGAAATTTGTGTATCATTTCCCGGTTCCATGTGGTGGAGGTGACTACcatggaataaaaaataacatgactGTTTTTCTCAATAATGAACATTACAAATGTCATTTAAATTctgcaatttttattttacattcaaaTGTGAATatccatatacatttttttgtatAGAACCTATCCCCTCTCAGGAACCTGCATGCCAGCTCTGAATAAGAATGTGAATCCCATACATGGCCATTTCCCCCAAGAACTCATGTATTCTATACTTATAATGAGAAATTCTGTCACACATTTGAGGTATAAACTTGAGTAGTCACTAATCTCCAGGCAAAGAGCATAGAtgtcaagaaacaaaaatatgcatCATTCAGTGATGGAGAACATAAGCAGataaatatcagataaaatatcAGAAGGTGTCAGGTGCAATGAAGAAAAAGttggtaaaaagaaaagagtgcaTGGAGGTGTTATTTTTTAGTGGTTGTTCAGGTAATAGCACACGTTTAAATAGAGGCCTCAAGGAAGAGACAGCAAGACctaggggaggaaagacagtGGAATAGTAGGGCACCTcctttcatctggtcccttgaattcagctagataacattaaaatcattctgaacacctgtgaattcaacctTACTTGTAAGAAAAAATTTctggaattctacaaatagaGAAGTGAACACTTTTTTGCAAGGCAGGAGGTGAAGAGAAGTGAATCTTGGGGATACTCAGAAGATAAACAGGGGAGAGAGCCTCTGTAAGCTTGCTACCTGAAAGTGATATGGCCCTGAcacacaaaattggaactttcagAAATCTCCTCCAGTGAGAGACATCCCTGCCTCACAGGTGCTCAGGTGGCAAAGTggggcagaatcctaggtgggacagtgtcCCAGGATCCTctgggtcacagaaagaatgggAGTGCCTGAGCAGATAGAGGTCTCAAGGTTTGGAGCAGGAAACTGGTGAGGGTCAGCGAACCTGGGAGGGGCCTCTCATCTTTGTTCATCATAAACCACGAAGAAGGGCTCAACAAGTGACCACTCTCCATGTGGGAACCCCAAAAAGAACAGAATTGCAGCTACCCTACACCTTCCCCCAGGAGAGTCAGCAAGGGTGTACTCACAACTGGGCAGCTGTTCTCCATGCAGGGGTCCTGCAAAGGGTAGAAACAAGGCAATCCACCACTGTCCCAAGGGAAGATCTGTGCAGGTGCACACAAcagtttcacacacacaaaagggaaGACTGCTTATCCCTGAGGGTTTACTGAAGAGAGTGTGCAAAAATTTTTTCAGCACCAAGGCTagaggccatttttttttaagattttatttatttatttgacagacagagatcacaagtaggcagagaggcaggcagagagagagggggaagcaggttccctgctgagcagagagcctgacatggggattgatcccaggaccctgagatcatgacctgagccaaaggcagaggctttaacccactgagccacccacgtgccccgagttttgtaattttataaGATGTTcaccataggggcgcctgagtggctcagtggtttaagcctctgccttcggcttaggtcatgatctcagggtcctgggattgagccccgcattgggctctctgctcagtggggagcctgtttctccctctctctctgcctgcctctctgcctacttgtgacctctctctctgtcaaataaaaaaaaaaaagatgttcaccatAATTtaggatatataaaaatatttttatcaacttaatttgcatttttaaattagataccTTATAGTGTCTTTTAAAGGGATAAGTGTTTTGTgattaacaagaaaaaataatgttaaatctGTCTCCGTATTCcctaataaatttctttttagaaaagtttttatttcaattccagttacttaacatacagtgtaatattagttttaggtgtacgaTTTAGTGATtctaatatttactttaaaaaaaaaaagttctacacccaacatggggcttgaactcatgaccccaaggttaAGAGTCACAccctttactgactgagccagccaggtacctaTGTTCCCTAATAAATTTCAATGTTAAATGTTAAGTGGGGAACGAGAGACCATACAATCTATcagaagaaaatagataaaaaacataggtaaataaatttatatgaaGATACATAATCTTTGAGAGTAGTTCTCTCTgaataaaaagtctaaaaataagagaaataagagaagaaatgatCAATAACTGGACCATAAATTGAAGAAATTCTTAATGATAAATTATGTCATACagaaaattagaatataaaaataataaaaaataatgaagccttgccatttgcaacaacatgctcggaactggaaggtattatgctaaatgaaacaagtcagagaaagacaaatgtgatttcactcacggggcacctgggtggcttagtgggttaaagcctctgcttttggctcaggttatgatcccagggtcctgggatcgagccccacatcaggctctctgctcagcggggagcctgcttcctcctctctctctgcctgcctctctgcctacttgtgatttctatctgtcaaataaatttaaaaaaatctaaaaaaatgtgatttcactcatacgtggaatttaaaaaacaaaacagatgaatatgggggaagggaaggaaaaataaataagatgaaaactgagagggaaacaagccataagggactcttaactatacagaacaaactgagggttgctataggggaggggtgtaggaggatagggtaactgggtgatggggaataaggagggcatttgatggaatgagcactggatgttatattaAGTAGtgaatcattgaattctactcctgaaactgatactacactatatattaattaaattgaatttaaataaaatcttggaagaaaaaaaattatgacaatttgaaagacaaaaaagTCTACTATTTCAATTGTTGTTTATCAACACCTGGGAAATTACAGCTAATGcaattcaagaagaaaaagacGTAAGGGATGTTAAATATGGAAAACACAACACTTTTCACTATGAAGATAATGGATTGACTGCGGGTAGCGAGTTGGCAGCTGAAAACCTCTGAACTGAGTATGATTTTAGTAATGCAGTTGATACAAATCACATATGTAAAACCCAGGAGCCATTTTAAAGTAACATTCCATGGCAAGAAAGTACATTT
The sequence above is a segment of the Meles meles chromosome 20, mMelMel3.1 paternal haplotype, whole genome shotgun sequence genome. Coding sequences within it:
- the LOC123932898 gene encoding olfactory receptor 7A17-like, which produces MEPGNDTQISGFLLLGLSEDPELQPLIFGLFLSMYIITVFGNLLIILAVSSDSHLHTPMYFFLANLSFVDICFTSTTVPKMLQNIWTQSQVITYRGCVTQIYFFLLFTGLDDFLLTVMAYDRFVAICHPLHYTVIMKPTYCVLLVLVSWMMSAMNSLLQSLMVLWLSFCREVEVSHFFCEINQVVRIACSSTLLNDMMMYFAAVLLAGGPLAGIIYSYSKIISSILHISSAQGKYKAFSTCASHLSVVSLFYCTLLGVYLSSASPQSSHSSAVASVMYTVVTPMLNPFIYSLRNKDIKRALKSIVGVPVM